One stretch of Prunus persica cultivar Lovell chromosome G1, Prunus_persica_NCBIv2, whole genome shotgun sequence DNA includes these proteins:
- the LOC109947482 gene encoding uncharacterized protein LOC109947482 translates to MNVTQNQVYRAKKLAKKVIQAGFKKGFVEGCRPVVGVDGCHLKGPCSGQILTAVGVDGNNDLGIQNGLAWVFISDKQNGLIPAMQTVLPNTEHRMCVRHLYNNFRGQHTGLALKHLLCAAAKATTLPWWEPEMDNLKKEDADAWRWLIEKPAKHWSRSHFATHYKCDLLLNNLCESFNATIINARDKPILTCLERIKMYIMIRMANRRASCQHWRYTVGPRIFNIIEKNKLASSQCIPRLAGEKKYQISHMYEGEFAVDLRAKTCSCRRWDLCGIPCPHAISAIFQRSEDIEDYVDKLYKKEAYLKTYGPIIRHVPFIDQWPRSCLLVIKPPNFRIQPGRPRKVRTQEPGKVEIPAPVPSNPKPPNWKPQPARLQLSKGKPKL, encoded by the exons ATGAATGTTACACAGAACCAAGTGTATAGGGCAAAAAAATTGGCTAAGAAGGTCATTCAAG ctGGTTTTAAAAAGGGTTTCGTAGAAGGCTGTAGGCCTGTCGTAGGGGTTGATGGGTGCCACTTAAAAGGACCCTGCTCAGGGCAGATCTTAACTGCAGTTGGTGTTGATGGGAACAACG ACTTGGGGATCCAAAATGGTTTGGCATGGGTGTTTATAAGTGATAAACAGAATGGGCTAATTCCTGCTATGCAAACAGTTTTACCAAATACTGAACACAGAATGTGCGTGAGACATTTGTATAACAACTTCAGAGGCCAGCACACAGGACTTGCTCTTAAACATTTGCTATGTGCTGCTGCAAAGGCAACCACATTGCCTTGGTGGGAACCAGAGATGGATAATCTGAAAAAGGAGGATGCAGATGCTTGGAGGTGGTTAATTGAGAAGCCTGCGAAACATTGGTCAAGATCTCATTTTGCAACACACTATAAGTGTGATTTGTTGTTAAATAACCTATGTGAAAGCTTCAATGCAACCATTATTAATGCAAGGGATAAGCCAATCCTAACATGCCTTGAGAGAATAAAGATGTATATTATGATTAGGATGGCTAATAGAAGGGCTTCTTGTCAACATTGGAGGTATACTGTTGGTCCTAGAATCTTCAACATaatagagaaaaataagttggCATCAAGTCAATGCATACCAAGGTTGGCTGGGGAGaagaaatatcaaataagtcaTATGTATGAGGGAGAATTTGCTGTAGATCTAAGAGCAAAGACTTGCTCTTGCAGAAGATGGGACTTATGTGGGATTCCTTGCCCACATGCAATTTCTGCTATTTTCCAAAGAAGTGAAGACATAGAGGATTATGTGGATAAATTGTACAAGAAAGAGGCTTACTTAAAAACATATGGTCCTATCATTAGACATGTTCCTTTCATTGACCAATGGCCAAGGAGTTGTTTACTTGTAATTAAGCCTCCCAACTTCAGAATCCAACCTGGAAGGCCAAGGAAGGTGAGGACACAAGAACCAGGGAAGGTGGAAATACCAGCTCCAGTAccttcaaatccaaaaccacCGAACTGGAAACCACAACCTGCAAGGCTCCAGCTCTCCAAGGGCAAGCCGAAGCTCTAG